A stretch of DNA from Bremerella alba:
AAGTGTCTTCGTCATCCATCATCCGCGATCGCAGACCGGCTAGAATCGCTTCGTCGTTAATCTTCTCGTCTCGAAGCCAGGGCAGCAGCTTATTGAAACCGACAATCGATCGCCGATGCAGCAGCTTTACCAATCCATCGCGGTAGTCTAGCTCATAGCGATCAAAACGTGGTGATGCCTGAGCAAATTGAAGCAACCGCCAGGCACGTTGCCGCTTTTCCTGTTCTTCGTGATCCAACATCTCGATTAATTGCGGCACACTAACTTCATATACAGGAGCTTCCGCCGAGGCAATGGAGCGGGCCTGGTCCTCGAAGACGCGAGTTGGATGCGAGTTCTCGATGACGCTAAGCACGTCCTCAAAGCTATCGAATCCTTTAAATGTCTCGATCTGATGGAGCCGAATCTGAAGGCTGGCGAGCTCCCCCTGCTTGCCAGTTGCATCGGATCGAAGTGGCTGCAATTCCTGCTGCCATCTCGCACGATCGATTCCCCAGCCTATTGCCAGGATTAGAAGAAGTACCATCGCCAGAACACGAAAGATGCGCCCCTGCCCGTTCATGTCGTTTACTCCGCCTCACCGGGAAACATTTGCCGGCGTTTTAACTGGCTTAGTGTTCGCGCGAAAAATTGACGGTCTTGGTCATGGGTGGCTTCGACCAGTTGCTCTTTCAGGAACGCTTCCGCCTCGGGCGCGGACACCCTTTCTGGCAGTATCGCCGCCGCCAACTCCCAATTCGACTTGCGATTGCGGACCAACTGTTTCAATCGCGCAACGGCTTGATAGTCCACGTCGATCGCTTCGATTGCCAAGGCCGCGAAGACCGCAGCCGGATCGTCGTCGTTCGCTTCAATCTCCTGAAGATCTGAGAGCGCAATACGAGCTTGTAGACCGATCGATTCCAGGGCTTGAACGGCCGCGATCCGAACCAATTTATTGTTATCCTTCAAACGCTCCACGAGTGCTGGCACCAACAACGAGAGATGCGTCTGCATCTGCTCTGGTCGATAAACTACCAACGCATGAAACGTCCGAATCATTTCTTCGCGTACGGTGTCCTCAGGAACTTCGAGATACTCAAGCGAACGTGGGATGGCTTCGTGAAATAAATGCTCTGGAGCACTTATCAATTGACATGCTAGGCCAAAGGCAAAACCGGTCCGAAAGACCCGAGACGCTCGCTCGTGTTCACGAATGGCCTCTAGTTGCTGTAGGAACACTTCCGTCGATTCCGGAAAGTCTCTCTTCCTCAAATATACCCGCGGAATGACGTTCTGGGCCGTTATACGCAAGCTGCTCACCAGATCGGGATAGTACCGATTCACTTCAATCTGATCGGTCAGTACGACGATCTGCTCGTCCATGACGGCTATTTCTGTCGGCAATCGCTCTAAGTCGTGGACGGCCTGGGTATGGGCCCGAAACCAACCCAGCGCTAACGCGCAGACTAAGATCCAATAGGCGGCCCAGCCAAGTCCAAACTGAAATTTCCAATGCGTTGCGTTCATGATTCACCTTGGCGGACGTACTCTTCAACATCGCGCGGCGACTGAAGGACACCACCTGGCGGCTGGTCGCCCAAGTATCGCAAGATACCTTCGTAGAGCCCTCGCAGCTGCGGATCCGATGCTTGCTTCTGGGCATTCTGATAGCTTTGGCGAACTTCGGCCGGGGTGAAGACTTGCTGTAAGCGGGTCAGCGTCGTCTTCCAGGGGTCGACATTGGCAAGAATATGCCGCGTCAGAAGGGGCACGACATCGCATGCAGGGTCCATGCCGCGGGCACTTCCAATCGTGGGGGATAAGCTGGCCCAGTTTCGTTCATCGGCCGTTTCCAAGACCACGGGCGCTGCCGCTTTGGCGTTGGATCTAAACGGCTGAAGAACAGCGGCGGCGTGCATTTTCAAACGCGGGTCCCTAAGTGCTGGAATCACTGCCGGCACGACCAAGGGGGCAAAGATTTCTCGGCTGTGATTCTCTGGATGAATGAGCATGAGGCCTTGCAGGGCCTGCAGTTTTACGAACGGGCGATCGTCCTTAAGCTGTCGCAAAAGCGCCCCAATGATTGGTCCTTTAACGTCCTCGTGGATATTCAGCGGGCTAACGCGAGAGGTCGTCAACGACCACCCTGCGTCGAGCTTGGCCACTACCTGTTGCCCCTGGTTGTCTAAAGTCGTCTTGAGCAGATCGAGCCGGATTTCCAGCTTTTGATTATCGATCATCAGGGTGTGGTTCTGCAGAGCGACAAGTCGAACCTGCCCGAATAATATCGCTGCCATCACAACGACAATCGCCGCGGAAACGCCTGCTATCCAAACATGAGTCTTGTGGTTGGAAGACTTGCTCATGGCATGGCCTCCTTGCCGTCGGAAAACTCATCGAGGTTAAACGCCTGGCGTAGCCGCTTCGCCTGCTTTCTCAAAAGTGGATTAGCATCTGCTGGAACCACGTCCGCCAAACGCCGGGCATCCTCGGCCAATGCATTCACATGACGGGGAGCATTAACAGGAACGTTCACCGCGAGGTCTAAGATTGAATACTTGTTCGAGTCGTCGCACTTGGGATACGCTTCCCGCATAAGCTTCAGCAGACGATGCAAATCAGCTTCATCCGCCTGTAAGAAGAACCTGTTGACGTCGTGCCATAGCGGGACTTCATAAAACCCTTGCTCTGGCGATCCTTCGTTCTGATGGTAGTTCGTTAAGTAGTCGACAACCGCGTCGGCCGTTTTCCAGTGGTAGACTTGCTGGTAAATTTGCCGATCGAGTTGCTGCACCAGTGCGATCTCCGATTCCATCGTCGCAATCCTATCGTGCAGGACTGCCTGATGGGCGATGAGGTCGGCTCGTACTTGGGCTTGCTCTTGCCAATTGGCGTAGATCGCCGATCCCAACCCGGCGACGGTGGGAATGACGAACAAGAGGAACCAGAGCGGGAACTGGGCTCGTTTCGATGGCGGCTGTGCTACGTCTGGCTCCGTCTCAGGCATTCCATTTCCATTGGGAAGGACTTTTGGGGTGGAGATCGCTTCCACGGGCGCCCCTCCTGGGAATAGGGTTGAGGCAACTTTCACCCTAGTTTTAATGGCTCAGCCCAAGTCTTTCCATATTTTTTGCCAATTCCAGGCAACCCGGGTTAAGTCGCCTCGATAACCATTTTGACTCGACGGGGGAAACGGGTCACTCACTCGCGGCCGCGAGACAATTCAACGAGGGGAGGATCGCTGGGCACCTGTCAGGCAGACGGACCCAGCGATCGTGAATTTGCCAGCGTCTTGGGGAAGACACGCAGGCAGATGCTAGGCATCGACCGTGGCCGCATCGAATCATCGGGGGTTGATTCGATGATGGCTGCGGTCGAGTTATTTCTTGCCATCTTGTTCGCGTAGAAGCCTATAACTGATTGAATCATTTCGCGGTTGCGTCCCGCTCCGCTTCACGCAATTTAATTCGATGAGATCACCCTCTAAGAGAATGCGACTAACACGTCGTACATCGCATGCGAACCGGCCGCGATACCAAACCCGCGCAGGGCAAAGATCGACGCGAAGATCAGGCCGGCCGAAAGTCGAAACAGAAACGTATAGCCGTCGATCGGATCGCCACCGGGGACAAAGAAATTGTAATGCGCCGCGGCGAATACTAGGCTGCTAATGAGCATGGCCGCGAACGTCGCTATCAGTTTCGGGAAGGCAAAACCCTGAATGAAGACAATTAGCACTGGGATCAGCATCAAGCGAAACAGCAGTTCTTCGTAGATGCCGGCTCCGAAATAGGCGACGACCTGCTTGGCGGTCGTATTCACTTCTGGGCCGGCACTGGCCGCGACGACCTGCATCTGCATGACCGATGCCTGAAAGTAGGCCAGGCACAACAGCAACAGTCCCAGCACCATCGATTCAGCGGCCATCAACGGTAGGTTGGTCGGACGAAACTGCCACGGATACGACTTCAAATGATGCCAGGCCAGAAGAATGGAAATGGTCAGCACTGGCAGTAGAAAGTACTGTCCCAGCCCCATCAGCCCCAGGAACTGCCGTAGCCAGACATCGACGCCGTTGCGAATGGCATCGGGACCAAGCATCAGCACGCCTGTTTCATAGATGGCCAGCATCGGCAGCACGAAGACCAAACTCGTCAGCGGTCGAGCGGTGGCCTGCCAATAGCCGAGCGGTTGTGTTTCGAGTTCCCCTTCCGGAGCGGACATGCGCGGGTTCTTTGCTGGCAATCGTTGTTCAAGCGAGGTTTCCACTACTATTCCCGTCGGAATTTATGCCAGCAGCACTTGATTCCTCGTCGCCTGACTGGAACAACTGTTACGACCGGATATCGCCCACCCCCGTGTTAGTTGTCAGCGTGGAAACTCCCTTGAGCGACTCAAACGTCTCGTTAAATACCGTCTTCGAAAAGCTTCTCGAATATTACGGCCCCCAAGCCTGGTGGCCAGCGGAATCGCCACTGGAGATCATGATCGGCGCCGTGCTGACGCAGAACACCTCTTGGAAGAACGTCGAAAAGGCGATTGCCAATCTGAAAGACGCCGACCTGCTGCATCTGGGCCGGCTCAATGGGACCCGGCAGGAAGAATTGGCCGAAATCATCCGACCTTCAGGATATTATCGTCTGAAAGCCAAACGGCTGGCCAATTTGATCGATCACGTCGTGACCCGGTACGACGGGGACCTGGAGTGGATGTTTTCGCATGACGTGACGAGCCTGCGCGAAGAATTGCTTGGCATCAACGGCATCGGCCCGGAAACGGCGGACTCCATTCTTCTATATGCCGGCAACTTGAAGACATTCGTCGTCGACACCTACACAGCTCGCATATTGAAGCGGCATGGCTGGATCGAGTGGGAAGCCGACTATCACCAGATTCAAGACCATTTCGTTAGCCAAGTGCCCAGCGAAACCGAGCATTACAACGAGTTTCACGCGCTGATTGTCCGCGCCGGCAACCAGTTCTGCCGGAAAACACCCAAGTGCGAAGGCTGCCCTCTTGCGTGTTATCTGCCCGAATCAGGCATCCAAGAGCCGGAATATTGATCGGTGCTTGGCAGGATTTTTTACCAATCCCCCACAAGCCGCAATTAACTACCCTTTAACGGTCGCTCACTTTCCATTCTCTAGATGGCCACTTCTTGAAACGCATCCATCGGCGTGTCAGAATCATTCCTTACATCTTTTGCGACTTTGCGTGCCCCTTTTTGTTTTGAGCCGGAGTTGAAGCAAGTATGAAAGTTGTTCCCCTGGGAGCCAATGTGGTCGTGCGGCGGTTGGAATCGGAAGAAACCACAGCCGGCGGCATCGTCTTGCCTGGAAGTGCTCAAGAAAAGCCGAAGCAGGGTCGTGTTCTGAGCGTTGGTGATGGTCACGTCCTGAAAGATGGCACCAAGACACCACTAAGCGTCAAAGAAGGCGACCAAGTGATTTTCAGCAGCTGGGCTGGTACGGAAATCAAAGTGGAAGGGGAAGAACTCCTCATCATGGCGGAAAGCGACATTCTAGCCGTTCGCGGCTAAGCCGTTCGCCAGCAAACCTAACGCCATCGAACTCGCTAACCCTATGACTATGAAGGGGTTAGCTGCCAAGGACATAGGGTATTTGATCGAACGAGCAACCGATTCAATGAAGAATCTGTGATGGATCGGCCTGGTCGATGCTCAAGTCGTATATCCGGAACTTCTCTTAACGCTTTGCCTGAGTCTGCGGCGGCTTTCATTTCCGCCGAGTGGTTAATTGCCCTTTCTCGGTCTACAATTAGGTACTCCATGCTTGGTTTCATGGTGAGCATCGTGGTTCACCCTGGGCTTCGCAACGGTGCCCATTCGGGGTCGATGCTCTGCCAATTGATCCCCCGCGCGGTCTGCCAATGCTTTGGGCAGCTACGAGCACCTAGCAACCCGCCCGATGACCCCTGGCTTTGTCATCCGCGTTGACTTGTTTTCCCTAGAGATTGAGGTCTCCTACATGTCTCAGTTGCTCGTAAGTCCCTTACGTTATTGCTTGGCGATGCTGCTATTGGCTTCGCTGTTGATTACGCCAGCTGTTGTTCGCGCAGCCGACAATGCTGCCTATGAAAAGGCCGTTCAGAATGCCGTCACCTATTTAACCAATCAAGGTCAGGCCGCCGACGGAACATTCAGCGGGAACACGGGTATCGGCGTTACGGCTCTTTGCACGCTCGGTCTCTTGGAACATGGCCGAACCCCGCTCGACCCGGCCGTCAAAAAAGGCCTGGCCGCTTTAGAAAAGCATGTGAAAGAAGATGGCGGTATCTACCTCGAAGGGACCCGTCATCGCAACTATGAAACATGCCTGTGCTTGCTGACCTTTGTTGCTGCCAACAACGACGGCCAGTACGACAAGTTGATCGGCAACGCCAATAAGTTCCTCAAAGGCCTGCAATGGGACAAAGAGGAAGGCAAGAGCGAAGACGATGCGTTTTACGGTGGTGCCGGCTACGGTGGACACTCGCGTCCCGACATGTCGAACACGACCTTCCTGATGGAAGCGCTGAAAGAAAGCGGCACCAGCGCCGACGACCCGGCCATGCAAAAAGCACTGCTGTTTGTCAGCCGCTGCCAGAACCTGGAATCGCCACACAATCAATTCGAGTTCGCTCCGAAGAACCCGGATGGCGGCTTCTATTACACGGTGGCCGCCGGCGGAACCAGCCAGGCAGGCCAGACCGCCAACGGTGGTCTGCGTAGCTACGGCTCGATGACTTACGCCGGTCTAAAAAGCATGATCTACGCCGGCGTCGACAAGGACGACCAACGCGTTCAAGCAGCCGTTGCTTGGCTCGGTAAAAACTACGATACCGAGCACAACCCAGGCATGGGGGATACCGGTTTGTACTACTATTACCACACCGTTGCCAAGGCCTTGGAAGCTTACGGTGAAGATGAATTCGTCACCGCCGATGGCAAGTCGCACGACTGGCGAAAAGAGTTCACCGAAGAGTTGATCAGTCGCCAGCAAGAGAACGGCAGTTGGGTCAACGACAAGGCCGAACGCTGGATGGAAGGTGACCCCAACCTGGTCACCGGGTACTGCCTGTTGGCATTGGCTCACCTACAGAAAGACGCCGACTAGACGCGGCCCTGGATAAGCTACGACAAAGGTCCGGCGAAATGTTTCGTCGGACCTTTTTTTGTGCGTATTGACAGGTGGTTATCGGAACCGCCTGGTTATATCTTTCGCAGCACGAAGACCGCGTCGCTGATTTCGTCGTCAAACGGCATTGGATCATCGATATCGTAGTTGAAGTCGTACACCTCGCAAATTTCAAACTCTGGCAACTTCGCCATCAAACTACGAAACTGAGTTGGGTTATAGATGCGATAGGGATATTCGGCCTTGAGTCGTAATTGCTTTTCGCCGTCTTTGACTTGCAGGTGAAACAGCAGGGTTTCTAGTCGCTCTTCTCGACAAGAGTCAACGACTTCTAACGTGGTCGTCACTTCCACCTCCCCGTCGCGATTGGTCCAATGCTCCTCGCACTCTGGGTCATCGTAATCTTGCAAGATATGAAAACCCAAGATATATAGGCCGCCTGGCTTCAGGGAACTAGCCACACTGTGAAAGTGGCTTTCCGCTTCTTCTTCGGTTAGCAAGTGGCGAAACGTATTGAATGTGCACAGCACCGCGTCGAGCGGGGGCTCGATCTGAAAGCTGGCCATGTCGCCAGACACGGTCTCGCCGTTTAAATCTTTCTCGTATAGCTGTCGGGACAGATAGGCCAGAGACGCCTCGTTATTATCTAACCCCAGCATATTGAACCCGCGCGTCGCCATCTCGACGACGTTGCGTCCTCCGCCACATCCGATATCCAGCACGCGCTGTGTCTCTTCCAGGCCAAAACGCTTGAAAGCATCTTCGAAGAAGTCGCACTCCAACTCTGTTTCGTCCTGAAAGGACAGATCCCAGTACTTGGGATAGTCGTAACAATCGACCGTTTCAAATGGAGTCAAGAGATTGTTCTCGTAGAAGGGGAATCGAGCCCGATGGGCAATCTTGCCATTGTGACCGGATTCACTGCCGTTCGATAGGAGCAAAGAGGCCAATTGCTCGAATGCTATGAAAGTAGTCACCAGAAGAGTGCAAGCAGGGCCTGGACTCGGCCTTACTTTGTCGAAGCATCCAGTGAGTTTGCGGCTTCTACGACCGATTTCTTCTTGATATCGACCATTCCATTCGAATTTCGCATTTGCTCGGTCGAGATCGTGTTGACCATCTTTCGCAGACGCTCGGTAGCGGCGCGGTCTTTAGCCAGGCGAGGCGAAACCAACAGCACCGCATCGTAAGGAGGCAACACGAACCGTGGATCGGTCAGTTCGACGATCTCGTCTGAGGCCAGGCGACCATCAGTGCGGTATCCCACGATCACATCCGCGTCGCCGCGTTGCAGTGCGCCGTACATCAGTGTTGCGTCCATCGATTTTGTATTACCGAACTGCAGGCCATATTCCGATTGCACGTTCTTCCATTCCGGCCGTGACCAGAATTCGATTTCACAGGCCGCCGTCAAATTACCGGAATGGGTAGCCAAGTCTTCAAGAGACTTGATCCCCAATTGCTCGGCTTGTTCCTTTCGCATGGCGAAGACGTAGTCGTTACTGAAACCAAGTGGCCCTAATGCCAGCACACCACTGCTCTCTTTCAAATTGGTGGCGATATCGATCAACATCTCCGCAGAAGAAACGTTGTCGCTCCGCTGCATTTCATTGGCCCACAGCGTTCCCGAGTAATCGACATAGCAGTCGATTTCGCCACGTTGCAGCGATTGCAATACAACAGTAGATCCCAATCCAGCTTTCACGTCCGTCTGGCGGTTGGCCTCTTGAAGGGCGTCTTGCAGGTGTTCAATCAAAATATACTGCTCAGTGAATGGCTTACCACCAATCACGTACGGTTTCTCTTGGGTGAACTCGCTCGCTTCGGCCAGGTGATCTGTGGGCGTGATCGTTGGATGCGGCTGCACAGCTTTCAGCAACAAAGGGCTGAGCGCGACGGCGACCATTCCTCCGATCGAACCCAACGCCCAAGCCTTGCTGCGACGCTGCGATGCTCGTTCAAGCCCACCCAACAGCATGTCTAGTAACAGGGCCAGTCCGGCTGAGAACACGCAGCCAACAAGCAGCGCCACTGGATTGGTCGTTTGCAAACCGGCGAAAATGTAGTCGCCTAGGCTCGTCGCTCCTACCGGATAAGCCAGCGTTGCGGCCCCTACCACCCAAGCCGAAGCCGTCCGAATCCCTGCAATGATGGTCGGCGACGCCAACGGCAATTCGACAATACGCAGCCGTTGCCACTTATTCAGCCCGATACCATTGGCCGCTTCGATACAGCCAGGGTCAACCGTTTTCATGCCGGCGATCGTGTTTCGCAAGATTGGCAGAATACTGTACAGCACCAACGCGATCCAGGCTGGCAAAACACCCGTTCGATTCAAAGCAAATACCATGATCGCCAGCAACGCCATACCAGGAATCGTTTGAATGATATTGGCGATTGTTACGACTACCCGCTCGGCTTTGGGCCGACGAGCACAAAAGATCCCCAGCGGAATGCTGATCAGCACGCCAGCGAGGATCGAAGTGAACGCAAGGAAGATGTG
This window harbors:
- a CDS encoding endonuclease III domain-containing protein yields the protein MSDSNVSLNTVFEKLLEYYGPQAWWPAESPLEIMIGAVLTQNTSWKNVEKAIANLKDADLLHLGRLNGTRQEELAEIIRPSGYYRLKAKRLANLIDHVVTRYDGDLEWMFSHDVTSLREELLGINGIGPETADSILLYAGNLKTFVVDTYTARILKRHGWIEWEADYHQIQDHFVSQVPSETEHYNEFHALIVRAGNQFCRKTPKCEGCPLACYLPESGIQEPEY
- a CDS encoding class I SAM-dependent methyltransferase gives rise to the protein MTTFIAFEQLASLLLSNGSESGHNGKIAHRARFPFYENNLLTPFETVDCYDYPKYWDLSFQDETELECDFFEDAFKRFGLEETQRVLDIGCGGGRNVVEMATRGFNMLGLDNNEASLAYLSRQLYEKDLNGETVSGDMASFQIEPPLDAVLCTFNTFRHLLTEEEAESHFHSVASSLKPGGLYILGFHILQDYDDPECEEHWTNRDGEVEVTTTLEVVDSCREERLETLLFHLQVKDGEKQLRLKAEYPYRIYNPTQFRSLMAKLPEFEICEVYDFNYDIDDPMPFDDEISDAVFVLRKI
- a CDS encoding ABC transporter permease/substrate-binding protein, giving the protein MFDADFWARVPYQLSFLPDRLGGHIFLAFTSILAGVLISIPLGIFCARRPKAERVVVTIANIIQTIPGMALLAIMVFALNRTGVLPAWIALVLYSILPILRNTIAGMKTVDPGCIEAANGIGLNKWQRLRIVELPLASPTIIAGIRTASAWVVGAATLAYPVGATSLGDYIFAGLQTTNPVALLVGCVFSAGLALLLDMLLGGLERASQRRSKAWALGSIGGMVAVALSPLLLKAVQPHPTITPTDHLAEASEFTQEKPYVIGGKPFTEQYILIEHLQDALQEANRQTDVKAGLGSTVVLQSLQRGEIDCYVDYSGTLWANEMQRSDNVSSAEMLIDIATNLKESSGVLALGPLGFSNDYVFAMRKEQAEQLGIKSLEDLATHSGNLTAACEIEFWSRPEWKNVQSEYGLQFGNTKSMDATLMYGALQRGDADVIVGYRTDGRLASDEIVELTDPRFVLPPYDAVLLVSPRLAKDRAATERLRKMVNTISTEQMRNSNGMVDIKKKSVVEAANSLDASTK
- a CDS encoding co-chaperone GroES → MKVVPLGANVVVRRLESEETTAGGIVLPGSAQEKPKQGRVLSVGDGHVLKDGTKTPLSVKEGDQVIFSSWAGTEIKVEGEELLIMAESDILAVRG
- a CDS encoding HEAT repeat domain-containing protein, with translation MNATHWKFQFGLGWAAYWILVCALALGWFRAHTQAVHDLERLPTEIAVMDEQIVVLTDQIEVNRYYPDLVSSLRITAQNVIPRVYLRKRDFPESTEVFLQQLEAIREHERASRVFRTGFAFGLACQLISAPEHLFHEAIPRSLEYLEVPEDTVREEMIRTFHALVVYRPEQMQTHLSLLVPALVERLKDNNKLVRIAAVQALESIGLQARIALSDLQEIEANDDDPAAVFAALAIEAIDVDYQAVARLKQLVRNRKSNWELAAAILPERVSAPEAEAFLKEQLVEATHDQDRQFFARTLSQLKRRQMFPGEAE
- a CDS encoding CPBP family intramembrane glutamic endopeptidase, whose amino-acid sequence is METSLEQRLPAKNPRMSAPEGELETQPLGYWQATARPLTSLVFVLPMLAIYETGVLMLGPDAIRNGVDVWLRQFLGLMGLGQYFLLPVLTISILLAWHHLKSYPWQFRPTNLPLMAAESMVLGLLLLCLAYFQASVMQMQVVAASAGPEVNTTAKQVVAYFGAGIYEELLFRLMLIPVLIVFIQGFAFPKLIATFAAMLISSLVFAAAHYNFFVPGGDPIDGYTFLFRLSAGLIFASIFALRGFGIAAGSHAMYDVLVAFS
- a CDS encoding prenyltransferase/squalene oxidase repeat-containing protein; protein product: MTPGFVIRVDLFSLEIEVSYMSQLLVSPLRYCLAMLLLASLLITPAVVRAADNAAYEKAVQNAVTYLTNQGQAADGTFSGNTGIGVTALCTLGLLEHGRTPLDPAVKKGLAALEKHVKEDGGIYLEGTRHRNYETCLCLLTFVAANNDGQYDKLIGNANKFLKGLQWDKEEGKSEDDAFYGGAGYGGHSRPDMSNTTFLMEALKESGTSADDPAMQKALLFVSRCQNLESPHNQFEFAPKNPDGGFYYTVAAGGTSQAGQTANGGLRSYGSMTYAGLKSMIYAGVDKDDQRVQAAVAWLGKNYDTEHNPGMGDTGLYYYYHTVAKALEAYGEDEFVTADGKSHDWRKEFTEELISRQQENGSWVNDKAERWMEGDPNLVTGYCLLALAHLQKDAD